From Branchiostoma floridae strain S238N-H82 chromosome 5, Bfl_VNyyK, whole genome shotgun sequence:
AGGGGCTGAAATCAGACTCTTGTCATCAGGTGGGTTTTGTGCCATGTCTGAGATGGTGAGATGGCAGAGTGTTTCCATCAGTGAGACAATCCCCGAGTCCCCAATGTCATTCCAGCTCACATCCAATACCTGTAATTCCAACAGGTGAGGCAGAGCTTTGATCAGGGCTGATATTCCCCTGTCACTGATACCTGTCTGGCTGAGGTTCAACACCTTCATGGCCGTGAGGCGGGGGAGGATATCAACCAGGCATTCAAACACGGGGTTTCCTATACCCTGATTCTCACTAATGTCCAGTTTGATCAGTCTGGTTAGCTGACACAGTACAGGGACCAGTTTGCGCATGCCTGTGGCGCTGATATCAGTCCCTGCCAGGACCAACACCTGCATCGCCGTGAAGACGGAGAGGACGGCAATAAGAGAATCTAGTCCGGTGTCACAGATCTCATTCCAACTTATATCCAGTTCTTCCAGTTCCGCTAGGTGGCGCATGGAGGGAGCCACGGATTCCATGCCCACAGCGGTCATGCCGACGTCCCTAAGACGGAGTACAGTCAGGCGTGGAACACTGGACAGCCCAGACTGCAGGACTTCCATCCCATCATCACCAAGGGCACGGTTGTAACTCAGATCCAGCTCCTCTAACAGAGGTATGTGACTAAACCCCTGCACAAGTACCTGGAGTGATGATGGTGTTACTTCCGTGTCTGACAGATCTAGCGCCCTCGTACCAGGAACATTCATTAGAACTGAAACCAGCCTGGATGTCTGATCAGGTGTGCCAAGTTTTACATTGTACCCAAGTTTCAGGTCTAACTGCAGGCCAATAATAGGAGAGACGAACAGCTGTTGTATGTACTGTAAACCGTCGTTTCCACTAAAAGTTAACATTAATTTGTCTTGGAGGTGCGATGTCTGAATGTTTTGTAAGTAATACTTCAGAGCATCATTTTGTTTGCAGTGTCCTCGAATGTCCATGATAATTACTGGCAGGGCTTTACGGACAGCCTGCAGTACGTCCGGCTCTTTTCTTTCATTAAGGATGTCCAAGCAGAGCAAAACAAATTCTTTATAATTTTTAGCTGTTTTTTTAAGGTCTGACATAAATCGCACGTCAAAGTAGCTTGGACGTAAATGTGAGAACTCTCTGCTACTGAGCCTTCCTAGTTCCTCCATCACAGCTTGTGCCGCCCGTGAGTCACAGCCACACGTGAACTGAAGAAGGTTACTGAGTTCAAGTGCCTTGTGTACGGAGGTGAGCTGGAGAAGTTCAGCAATATCTCCCCTGCTTTGGTTCACTACAACATGAGCGACATATCGTCCAGCCATGAACTCTTGCATTGTCTTGTGGGAAAAGTTCAGCTGTTTCTTAGGATGCCACTTAGAGGCAGAGACCTCCAAGGAGACCACGCCAAGTTTGACCAGCAGTTCCCAATTGAATGTGTCACTCTCTAATTGTGCAAGATCAACTAGAGTCTCATTACGCAGCAGCGCCTCTAGCGCTAGCTTGCCGAGCTGCAGTAATGACTCAGCGACTTCTGTAGGCAGTTCGTCTGTTGGTATGGGAACGCCTTCCCGCTTACAATACTTTTTAATCAAACATGTCAGCATGTTGTCGTATAGTCCCGTCATGGTTCCCGTAGAGATCATCTCTTGGTCCTCTTCCCACAGCACACAGATCAACAGTAGGAAAATTGGTGTATGGACTAAATCGTCAACAATTTGGTTCCCATTCAGAGCTGTTGTAAGCCTTTCTCCTACTTTAGGGATTTCTATGATGCTAAAGTACTGCCTCACGTATTTCTCCACATGTCTGCGGGTGAAGCCCATGATGCGAACTTGGCAGTCAGGTATGGTGTACTGCTGCACTCCTGCTGAGGGTCGGGATGTGATCACGATTGTGCTGTAGGGGTACAACTTGCCATTCAACAGCTCGGGAATGGCCTGTCCGGCTGCCCTGGCCTCAGGTCGTAGCTCATCATACCCGTCTAGCAGGAAAAGAACACGGGACTGATTTTTCTCAAGGATTTCGCCGACGGAATCTTTATCGAGGCATTTGATTCTGGGAACACACTGGTCCAAAACCATCTCCTCCGTGGTCTCCTCCTCTTTTACGCCCCGGAGTCGGATCAAAAGGAAGAAGTCGTGACGTCTGCCCAGCTCagttttctgtaaaattgcatcCAGGGCTTCTTTAGACATAAACGTGGTCTTCCCCCCTCCGGCTTCACCCTCAATCAGAATGCACCTCGGTGCTGTGGTCAGTCCTGTGATATCCGGATTGAACAAGTCGTCTAGAGAATTGATCTGCTTTGTTTCTTTTGACCTGTAATCTCCTTCGGACCTTTTAGTTTTTTTCTGATCTTTTGGTACCAACTCCAACTGGGTGAAGATATC
This genomic window contains:
- the LOC118415704 gene encoding NLR family CARD domain-containing protein 4-like; translated protein: MAERQQGRDTGVRTYFYFIKEEVSSDWKDLAFHLDFRRSDIDNIVSRNRDDKSRCMDLLEEWLKRNGERATIEVLLKALSEAELQSTVDGLKNKYPALTTQQTIHGQLDIEDVFRKAVKKYYELSLTSFKPLIWNDNFTLNLSDIFTQLELVPKDQKKTKRSEGDYRSKETKQINSLDDLFNPDITGLTTAPRCILIEGEAGGGKTTFMSKEALDAILQKTELGRRHDFFLLIRLRGVKEEETTEEMVLDQCVPRIKCLDKDSVGEILEKNQSRVLFLLDGYDELRPEARAAGQAIPELLNGKLYPYSTIVITSRPSAGVQQYTIPDCQVRIMGFTRRHVEKYVRQYFSIIEIPKVGERLTTALNGNQIVDDLVHTPIFLLLICVLWEEDQEMISTGTMTGLYDNMLTCLIKKYCKREGVPIPTDELPTEVAESLLQLGKLALEALLRNETLVDLAQLESDTFNWELLVKLGVVSLEVSASKWHPKKQLNFSHKTMQEFMAGRYVAHVVVNQSRGDIAELLQLTSVHKALELSNLLQFTCGCDSRAAQAVMEELGRLSSREFSHLRPSYFDVRFMSDLKKTAKNYKEFVLLCLDILNERKEPDVLQAVRKALPVIIMDIRGHCKQNDALKYYLQNIQTSHLQDKLMLTFSGNDGLQYIQQLFVSPIIGLQLDLKLGYNVKLGTPDQTSRLVSVLMNVPGTRALDLSDTEVTPSSLQVLVQGFSHIPLLEELDLSYNRALGDDGMEVLQSGLSSVPRLTVLRLRDVGMTAVGMESVAPSMRHLAELEELDISWNEICDTGLDSLIAVLSVFTAMQVLVLAGTDISATGMRKLVPVLCQLTRLIKLDISENQGIGNPVFECLVDILPRLTAMKVLNLSQTGISDRGISALIKALPHLLELQVLDVSWNDIGDSGIVSLMETLCHLTISDMAQNPPDDKSLISAPRYNTTLQELYIGMNMGVTGAGLARVAQLISALPALTRLDMSGHYETPAHLPNSAAMHLAKALPRLPILEQLDLQHISMEPAGFQAVVQAAEEHPTLETLEFSEKRVPEGADTSASCLRLSSW